In the genome of Nymphaea colorata isolate Beijing-Zhang1983 chromosome 9, ASM883128v2, whole genome shotgun sequence, one region contains:
- the LOC116259808 gene encoding probable zinc metallopeptidase EGY3, chloroplastic has protein sequence MVVLSIFASSPCPFKTQFIKRIPSSYPCAIQKKPVSNLPFSSCSRRTYVRFSDQDHEEQSQAPTVSTISDPIEGETEGNSSVETGEEPQNTEEVDWKVDEEFKRFMGSPSVEAAIKLEKKRAERKLKELSNETNSNPVGRFFSNVLRDSVEKERESLEKAQETFKALDLNKLKSCFGFDTFFAVDVRRFGDGGIFIGNLRKPPEEAIPKLEKKLSEAAGREVVVWLMQEEAGDIKKQVCMVQPKVEIDLQFETTKLSTPWGYVSAIALSVATFGTIALMSGFFLKPDATFEDYVANVLPLFGGFLTILVVSEIATRITAASYGVDLSPSFLVPSNWTGCLGVMNNYESLLPNKKALFDIPVARTASAYLTSLALAISAFVADGSFNGGDNALYIRPQFFYSNPLLSFIEFVIGPYSDDLGNVLPNAVEGLGVPVDPLAFAGLLGMVVTSLNLLPCGRLEGGRIAQALFGRNVAATLSFATSLLLGIGGLTGSVLCLAWGLFATFFRGGEEIPAKDEITPIGDDRYGWGLVLAVICFLTLFPNGGGTFSSSFLNQPFFRGDM, from the exons ATGGTGGTGTTGTCGATTTTCGCTTCTTCGCCATGCCCCTTCAAAACCCAATTCATCAAACGCATTCCTTCGAGCTACCCATGTGCCATTCAGAAGAAACCTGTGTCAAATCTTCCATTTTCCAGTTGCTCAAGAAGAACCTATGTCAGATTTTCGGATCAAGATCATGAGGAACAATCTCAAGCCCCTACAGTTTCCACAATTTCAGACCCCATTGAGGGTGAAACTGAAGGGAACTCTTCGGTAGAAACTGGAGAAGAACCGCAGAACACGGAAGAGGTGGACTGGAAGGTCGATGAAGAATTCAAGAGATTTATGGGTAGTCCTTCCGTTGAAGCAGCTATCAAGCTTGAGAAGAAGCGAGCTGAGAGGAAACTCAAGGAACTCAGCAACGAAACAAATAGTAATCCTGTAGGCAGATTCTTCTCCAATGTTCTTCGTGACAgtgttgagaaagagagagagagcttagaAAAGGCACAAGAAACTTTCAAAGCCTTAGACCTTAACAAG CTGAAGAGCTGCTTTGGTTTTGATACATTCTTTGCTGTTGATGTTCGGCGGTTTGGAGATGGTGGAATCTTCATTGGTAATTTGAGGAAACCCCCAGAGGAGGCCATCCCCAAATTGGAAAAGAAGTTATCAGAAGCAGCAGGGAGAGAAGTAGTTGTGTGGTTGATGCAAGAGGAAGCAGGTGACATAAAGAAGCAG GTGTGCATGGTGCAACCCAAAGTTGAGATTGATCTTCAATTTGAGACCACGAAGCTGAGCACTCCATGGGGATATGTTAGCGCCATCGCCTTATCTGTTGCAACTTTTGGAACTATTGCATTAATGAgcggcttcttcctcaagcccgACGCTACTTTTGAGGACTATGTTGCTAATGTGCTTCCTCTTTTTGGTGGTTTCCTGACTATTTTAGTGGTTTCTGAG ATTGCAACAAGAATAACAGCGGCTAGCTATGGAGTAGACCTGAGCCCATCCTTTCTTGTACCATCCAATTGGACGGGTTGCCTGGGTGTTATGAACAATTATGAGTCCCTTTTGCCTAACAAGAAGGCCCTTTTTGACATTCCTGTTGCACGTACTGCAAGTGCTTATTTGACATCCCTGGCTCTGGCAATTTCTGCTTTCGTGGCTGATGGAAGCTTTAATGGAGGCGACAATGCCTT GTACATAAGGCCACAGTTCTTCTATAGCAACCCATTGCTTTCTTTTATCGAGTTCGTGATCGGTCCTTACTCAGATGATCTGGGGAATGTTCTGCCTAATGCTGTTGAAGGACTTGGTGTGCCTGTTGATCCCCTTGCTTTTGCTGGTCTTTTAG GAATGGTGGTGACTTCTTTGAATCTTCTACCTTGCGGACGACTTGAAGGTGGTCGAATAGCTCAAGCTCTGTTTGGGCGAAATGTGGCGGCAACATTGTCCTTTGCAACATCACTGCTGTTGGGCATAGGTGGGCTTACTGGCAGTGTGCTTTGCTTGGCATGGGGCTTGTTTGCAACCTTCTTCAGAGGTGGTGAAGAAATACCTGCAAAGGATGAAATCACACCTATAGGAGATGACAGGTACGGTTGGGGCCTGGTACTGGCTGTTATTTGCTTCCTCACTCTCTTCCCCAATGGTGGAGGCACCTTCTCGAGTTCCTTCTTAAACCAACCGTTTTTCAGAGGAGATATGTAA
- the LOC116260762 gene encoding PTI1-like tyrosine-protein kinase 1 isoform X1 gives MEDNAQRHGLLAYARPHFIACRDDSYPDEVRRFKRRYRMKRWLCCSCHVDDTYRADDDDLLRSPTNAYDGIQKGSKPSVQAMPEPQKIPPIDVPALSLAELKEKTDNFGTKSLIGEGSYGRVYYAALDSGKGVAIKKLDVSNEPESNTEFLTQVSAVSRLKHDNVVELLGYCVEGNLRVLAYEFATMGSLHDILHGRKGVQGAQPGPALDWMQRVKIAVDAARGLEYLHEKVQPSIIHRDIRSSNVLLFDDFKAKIADFNLSNQAPDMAARLHSTRVLGTFGYHAPEYAMTGQLTQKSDVYSFGVVLLELLTGRKPVDHTMPRGQQSLVTWATPRLSEDKVKQCVDPRLKGEYPAKGIAKLAAVAALCVQYEAEFRPNMSIVVKALQPLLVPRPQSAAPPPPTAGP, from the exons ATGGAGGACAACGCGCAGCGGCATGGTTTGTTG GCATATGCACGTCCTCACTTCATTGCATGTAGGGACGATTCCTACCCTGACGAGGTAAGGCGCTTCAAGAGGAGATACAGGATGAAGCGTTGGCTCTGTTGTAGTTGTCATGTGGATGATACATATAgggctgatgatgatgatctgCTAAGAAGCCCAACGAATGCCTATGATG GAATACAAAAAGGTTCAAAGCCATCTGTCCAAGCCATGCCTGAACCTCAAAAGATTCCACCAATTGACGTACCAGCCTTGTCGTTGGCTGAACTGAAAGAAAAGACTGACAATTTTGGGACAAAATCTTTAATTGGTGAAGGATCATATGGCAGAGTCTATTATGCAGCATTGGATAGTGGCAAAGGTGTGGCAATAAAAAAGCTTGATGTTTCAAATGAACCAGAGTCCAATACAGAGTTTTTGACTCAG GTCTCTGCAGTCTCAAGATTGAAGCACGACAATGTTGTTGAGTTGCTTGGCTACTGTGTGGAGGGGAATCTGCGTGTTTTAGCGTATGAGTTTGCCACGATGGGTTCTCTGCATGATATCTTGCATG gTCGAAAAGGAGTGCAAGGCGCACAACCTGGTCCTGCACTTGACTGGATGCAGCGAGTAAAAATTGCTGTTGATGCAGCAAGAGGCCTGGAATACCTGCATGAGAAAGTTCAGCCTTCTATAATACATCGAGATATCAGATCTAGCAATGTTCTCCTATTTGATGACTTTAAAGCCAAAATTGCAGATTTCAATCTCTCAAATCAGGCACCTGATATGGCTGCTCGCCTTCATTCCACACGAGTGTTGGGAACCTTTGGCTATCATGCACCAGA GTATGCAATGACAGGTCAGTTGACCCAGAAAAGTGATGTATACAGCTTTGGAGTTGTTCTTCTTGAGCTTCTAACTGGCAGAAAACCAGTGGATCATACCATGCCACGAGGGCAACAAAGCCTCGTTACCTGG GCGACTCCCAGGCTGAGTGAGGATAAGGTGAAACAATGTGTAGATCCAAGGCTGAAGGGAGAATATCCTGCAAAAGGAATTGctaag TTAGCAGCTGTGGCAGCATTATGTGTGCAGTACGAGGCGGAGTTTCGACCAAACATGAGCATTGTTGTTAAGGCACTGCAGCCACTTCTCGTGCCGAGGCCTCAATCAGCTGCACCACCTCCACCTACAGCTGGTCCATAA
- the LOC116260762 gene encoding PTI1-like tyrosine-protein kinase 3 isoform X2, producing MKRWLCCSCHVDDTYRADDDDLLRSPTNAYDGIQKGSKPSVQAMPEPQKIPPIDVPALSLAELKEKTDNFGTKSLIGEGSYGRVYYAALDSGKGVAIKKLDVSNEPESNTEFLTQVSAVSRLKHDNVVELLGYCVEGNLRVLAYEFATMGSLHDILHGRKGVQGAQPGPALDWMQRVKIAVDAARGLEYLHEKVQPSIIHRDIRSSNVLLFDDFKAKIADFNLSNQAPDMAARLHSTRVLGTFGYHAPEYAMTGQLTQKSDVYSFGVVLLELLTGRKPVDHTMPRGQQSLVTWATPRLSEDKVKQCVDPRLKGEYPAKGIAKLAAVAALCVQYEAEFRPNMSIVVKALQPLLVPRPQSAAPPPPTAGP from the exons ATGAAGCGTTGGCTCTGTTGTAGTTGTCATGTGGATGATACATATAgggctgatgatgatgatctgCTAAGAAGCCCAACGAATGCCTATGATG GAATACAAAAAGGTTCAAAGCCATCTGTCCAAGCCATGCCTGAACCTCAAAAGATTCCACCAATTGACGTACCAGCCTTGTCGTTGGCTGAACTGAAAGAAAAGACTGACAATTTTGGGACAAAATCTTTAATTGGTGAAGGATCATATGGCAGAGTCTATTATGCAGCATTGGATAGTGGCAAAGGTGTGGCAATAAAAAAGCTTGATGTTTCAAATGAACCAGAGTCCAATACAGAGTTTTTGACTCAG GTCTCTGCAGTCTCAAGATTGAAGCACGACAATGTTGTTGAGTTGCTTGGCTACTGTGTGGAGGGGAATCTGCGTGTTTTAGCGTATGAGTTTGCCACGATGGGTTCTCTGCATGATATCTTGCATG gTCGAAAAGGAGTGCAAGGCGCACAACCTGGTCCTGCACTTGACTGGATGCAGCGAGTAAAAATTGCTGTTGATGCAGCAAGAGGCCTGGAATACCTGCATGAGAAAGTTCAGCCTTCTATAATACATCGAGATATCAGATCTAGCAATGTTCTCCTATTTGATGACTTTAAAGCCAAAATTGCAGATTTCAATCTCTCAAATCAGGCACCTGATATGGCTGCTCGCCTTCATTCCACACGAGTGTTGGGAACCTTTGGCTATCATGCACCAGA GTATGCAATGACAGGTCAGTTGACCCAGAAAAGTGATGTATACAGCTTTGGAGTTGTTCTTCTTGAGCTTCTAACTGGCAGAAAACCAGTGGATCATACCATGCCACGAGGGCAACAAAGCCTCGTTACCTGG GCGACTCCCAGGCTGAGTGAGGATAAGGTGAAACAATGTGTAGATCCAAGGCTGAAGGGAGAATATCCTGCAAAAGGAATTGctaag TTAGCAGCTGTGGCAGCATTATGTGTGCAGTACGAGGCGGAGTTTCGACCAAACATGAGCATTGTTGTTAAGGCACTGCAGCCACTTCTCGTGCCGAGGCCTCAATCAGCTGCACCACCTCCACCTACAGCTGGTCCATAA